In one Saccharibacillus brassicae genomic region, the following are encoded:
- a CDS encoding ABC transporter substrate-binding protein has product MKLHRQFLLLHERYGAEDDGETGAQVTLAEVAETLDCTHRSALTVIGKMAAANWIGWSSKRGRGRRSGLTFRVTPEEIAAASVADAIGRGDVRGLAGGLGDGAPPPAMRERLRESLRAYFGHHSETRTGRQIDTLRLPIRQRLHSLDPLRTNLLAESFVVGHVFDGLVRQQGGSDEILPALAHHWECGEDGTAWTFYLRKDVPFHDGRLLTADDVVHSFERMRRLPERMLYGFMFRNIAEVTAPGPLVVRFRLKRAHALFLPFLCTSRASIVPLRRGDEPVALRPIGTGPFRVAAFDPGLCVLEAHVPHYAGRAHLDRVEIVNLPWRIAGGEDGGESDSPFHVWPGGGPVAAGTDGEAAREDGGTAGADGTATGADNDATGTDSDAARADGGMAGKEGDDEAGSGAAASAGAERGAGSLAEAAQPESGDSAAGPDDSGSGVMRQESAWSRAHAEVFSRKFVTCNTKSGPLRDPAERAAVMAAISAEDAPGGAAGRREDAADAATAGAEAADAAHLGAAESRTRTGSAGDGPAAEAGGFASPGLADSAAAAPAAEPTAERQPLRLLTIPQYRKDAALLRERLERRGYACRVIIVTVDDFKGRTRLAADLILFSLIRDRDEQLRLFDLYQTLSEHADSSTRSFVRSALRRAAEETTPRGRGRELDRLEAFLIAQHQLHILYETPLQTAYLPGIRGVSFGAQGWIDLRTIWFPPGS; this is encoded by the coding sequence ATGAAGCTGCACAGACAATTCCTGCTGCTGCACGAGCGGTACGGAGCGGAAGACGACGGGGAGACGGGCGCGCAGGTGACGCTTGCGGAGGTGGCGGAGACGCTGGACTGCACGCATCGGAGCGCCCTGACGGTCATCGGCAAAATGGCGGCGGCAAACTGGATCGGCTGGTCGTCCAAGCGCGGGCGCGGCCGGCGTTCGGGCCTGACGTTTCGCGTGACGCCGGAAGAGATCGCCGCGGCCTCGGTGGCGGACGCGATCGGGCGCGGCGATGTGCGCGGCCTCGCGGGCGGTCTCGGCGACGGCGCTCCGCCGCCCGCGATGCGGGAACGGCTGCGCGAATCGCTGCGCGCCTACTTCGGCCACCATTCGGAGACCCGCACCGGGCGGCAGATCGACACGCTGCGGCTGCCGATCCGCCAGCGGCTGCATTCGCTCGACCCGCTGCGCACGAACCTGCTGGCGGAATCGTTTGTCGTCGGCCACGTGTTCGACGGACTAGTGCGGCAGCAGGGCGGCTCGGACGAGATCCTGCCGGCGCTCGCGCATCATTGGGAATGCGGCGAAGACGGCACGGCGTGGACGTTCTACCTGCGCAAAGACGTGCCGTTCCACGACGGCCGCCTCCTCACCGCCGACGACGTCGTCCATTCGTTCGAGCGCATGCGGCGGCTGCCCGAACGGATGCTGTACGGCTTCATGTTCCGCAATATCGCCGAAGTGACGGCGCCCGGCCCGCTCGTCGTGCGGTTTCGCCTGAAGCGGGCGCACGCGCTGTTTCTGCCGTTTCTGTGCACCAGCCGGGCGTCGATCGTGCCGCTGCGGCGCGGCGACGAACCGGTCGCCCTGCGCCCGATCGGCACCGGCCCGTTCCGGGTCGCGGCTTTCGATCCCGGCTTGTGCGTGCTCGAAGCGCATGTGCCGCATTACGCGGGCCGCGCGCATCTGGACCGGGTCGAGATCGTCAATCTCCCGTGGCGGATCGCAGGCGGCGAAGACGGCGGCGAATCGGATTCGCCGTTTCACGTGTGGCCGGGTGGCGGGCCGGTGGCGGCGGGGACGGACGGCGAGGCGGCAAGGGAGGATGGCGGGACGGCGGGCGCGGACGGCACGGCGACAGGCGCGGATAACGACGCGACAGGCACGGATAGCGACGCGGCAAGAGCGGACGGCGGGATGGCGGGAAAAGAGGGCGACGACGAAGCAGGCAGCGGGGCGGCAGCTTCTGCGGGCGCGGAGCGGGGAGCAGGATCGCTTGCGGAAGCGGCGCAGCCGGAAAGCGGCGATTCCGCCGCAGGGCCGGACGACAGCGGCAGCGGCGTCATGAGGCAGGAAAGTGCCTGGAGCCGGGCACACGCGGAAGTGTTCTCGCGCAAATTCGTCACGTGCAACACGAAAAGCGGACCGCTGCGCGATCCCGCCGAACGGGCCGCGGTCATGGCGGCGATCTCCGCGGAGGACGCGCCGGGCGGGGCGGCCGGACGGCGGGAAGACGCAGCGGATGCGGCGACGGCCGGAGCGGAAGCGGCGGATGCGGCGCACTTGGGCGCGGCGGAGAGCCGCACGCGCACGGGCTCTGCCGGCGACGGCCCGGCAGCCGAAGCGGGCGGCTTCGCGAGCCCGGGCTTGGCCGATTCGGCTGCCGCTGCGCCGGCGGCCGAACCTACCGCGGAGCGGCAGCCGCTGCGCCTGCTGACCATTCCGCAGTATCGCAAAGACGCCGCTCTCCTCCGAGAGCGGCTGGAACGACGCGGCTATGCGTGCCGCGTCATCATCGTGACAGTGGACGATTTCAAAGGCCGGACCCGGCTGGCAGCCGACCTGATCCTGTTCTCGCTGATCCGCGATCGCGACGAACAACTGCGGCTGTTCGACCTGTACCAGACGCTGTCGGAACATGCCGACTCGTCGACCCGTTCTTTCGTCCGGAGCGCGCTGCGCCGGGCCGCGGAAGAGACGACGCCCCGCGGGCGGGGCCGCGAACTGGATCGGCTGGAAGCTTTCCTGATCGCGCAGCATCAGCTGCATATCCTGTACGAGACGCCGCTTCAGACGGCGTACCTGCCCGGCATTCGCGGCGTCAGCTTCGGCGCGCAGGGCTGGATCGATCTGCGGACGATCTGGTTTCCGCCGGGAAGTTAA
- a CDS encoding pyruvate kinase, which translates to MTLPNIQQLYDLYVKSNLPNRFTDEQIHARLTEVYYAEKVELSRFSELSEDPQAGFAYAKGAYVFEDPRGIEKLMQLNADFDPEKDDAHAWVMNSTQVGMSNLLSLEIAIFHGIDDEDRELGNPEFEEYLIMLYLAGYLSFENDPHIDQVRDRYKQGYYLRYFGAQDGTDRFLYPSKK; encoded by the coding sequence ATGACTCTCCCGAATATTCAACAGCTCTACGACCTTTACGTGAAATCGAACCTCCCCAACCGTTTTACGGACGAGCAAATCCACGCCCGATTAACCGAAGTCTATTATGCTGAAAAAGTTGAACTGAGTCGTTTTTCCGAGTTGAGCGAAGATCCCCAGGCCGGCTTCGCCTATGCAAAAGGCGCTTATGTATTCGAAGATCCCCGCGGCATCGAAAAGTTAATGCAGCTAAATGCCGATTTTGATCCGGAAAAAGACGATGCCCATGCCTGGGTCATGAATTCTACGCAGGTCGGGATGTCCAATTTGCTGTCGTTGGAAATTGCGATTTTTCACGGCATCGACGACGAAGACAGAGAGCTAGGCAACCCTGAATTCGAAGAGTATTTGATTATGCTTTACTTGGCCGGTTATCTTTCATTCGAAAACGATCCGCATATCGACCAAGTTCGCGATCGGTACAAACAAGGCTATTATCTTCGATATTTCGGCGCGCAGGACGGTACCGACCGTTTTTTGTATCCGTCAAAAAAGTAA
- a CDS encoding cation-translocating P-type ATPase, whose product MDFYRSSGEESLKELKSRPEGLETGEAGRRLEEHGYNELKERQKDPIWKLILESFKDPMVIVLLAAAIVQLALGEIIESIIIFAVLIMNSVIGVVQTRKAENSLDALKQMSAPAAKVKRSGQVHTIEAREVVPGDIVLLEAGDYVPADGRLLESSSLKTDEGMLTGESEPAEKHTDTIEEESGIGDRRNMVFSGALVVYGRGTMLVTGTGTNSEIGKIAGLIESAEAKQTPLQRKLESFSKKLGLFILILCIVIFGVEAGREWFSNDTGDMTGAILNSFMFAVAVAVAAIPEALSSIVTIVLAVGTNKMAKRHAIIRRLPAVETLGSTSVICTDKTGTLTQNKMTVVDDFVPEGREGQVPDDPNEWTDSEQWLMRIAVLCNDSRINEDGQEIGDPTETALLAYSSKKNRSHEEVRGTYEREGEIPFDSDRKLMSTVHTVDGRRLLLVKGGPDVLLDRCTGIRIDGREEKFTDEWLRGIQAQNESFSDRALRVLAFGYKEIAAGVTVDEDDENELVFVGLTAMIDPPRDAVYGAIKEARSAGIRPVMITGDHKTTAQAIGRDIGLMEEGDEALTGRELDALSDSELDNRLEHIAVYARVSPENKIRIVRAWQKKGRITAMTGDGVNDAPALKQADIGVAMGSGTDVAKNSAAMVLTDDNFVSIVSAVEVGRTVFDNIKKSIAYLFSGNLGAIIAILFALIFDWINPFTALQLLFINLLNDSLPAIALGMEKAEPEVMRRKPRDINEGIFAGGTLQTVITRGVLIGIAVIVSQYIGLQESPELSVAMAFTTLILARTLQTFAARSQTQTAFGAGFFDNKYVLGAVLFCFALYAVTLLPGVRDIFSIPADFGVNDWLIAAGLALGAVVLMEIVKVIRVRMERSKN is encoded by the coding sequence GTGGATTTTTATCGCTCAAGCGGGGAAGAATCTTTGAAGGAACTGAAGTCCCGCCCGGAAGGTCTGGAAACGGGGGAAGCCGGCAGACGGCTTGAGGAACACGGCTACAACGAACTGAAGGAGCGGCAAAAAGATCCGATCTGGAAGCTGATTCTCGAATCGTTCAAAGATCCGATGGTCATCGTGCTGCTGGCGGCCGCCATCGTGCAGCTCGCACTCGGCGAGATCATCGAATCGATTATCATCTTCGCGGTATTGATCATGAATTCGGTGATCGGCGTCGTGCAGACGCGCAAAGCGGAAAATTCGCTCGATGCGCTCAAGCAGATGTCGGCGCCCGCCGCCAAAGTCAAACGCAGCGGACAGGTACATACGATCGAGGCGAGGGAAGTGGTGCCCGGCGACATCGTGCTGCTCGAAGCGGGCGATTACGTGCCGGCCGACGGACGGCTGCTGGAGAGCAGCTCGCTGAAGACGGACGAAGGCATGCTGACCGGCGAATCGGAACCGGCCGAGAAGCATACCGACACGATCGAAGAAGAGTCGGGGATCGGCGACCGCCGCAACATGGTGTTCAGCGGCGCGCTCGTGGTCTACGGCCGGGGGACGATGCTCGTCACCGGCACGGGCACGAATTCGGAGATCGGCAAGATCGCCGGATTGATCGAGAGCGCCGAAGCGAAGCAGACGCCGCTGCAGCGCAAGCTGGAGAGCTTCAGCAAGAAACTCGGTCTGTTCATCCTTATTCTCTGCATCGTCATCTTCGGCGTCGAAGCGGGACGCGAATGGTTCTCCAACGATACGGGAGACATGACGGGCGCGATCCTGAACTCGTTCATGTTCGCCGTAGCCGTCGCGGTCGCGGCGATTCCCGAAGCGCTGTCGTCGATCGTGACGATCGTGCTTGCGGTCGGCACGAACAAGATGGCGAAGCGCCATGCCATCATCCGGCGCCTGCCGGCGGTCGAGACGCTCGGTTCGACGAGCGTCATCTGTACCGACAAGACCGGTACGCTGACGCAGAACAAGATGACCGTCGTCGACGACTTCGTGCCGGAAGGCCGCGAAGGCCAGGTGCCGGACGATCCGAACGAATGGACGGATTCCGAGCAGTGGCTGATGCGCATCGCGGTATTGTGCAACGACTCGCGCATCAACGAAGACGGACAGGAGATCGGCGATCCGACGGAGACGGCGCTGCTCGCCTACAGCTCCAAGAAAAACCGCAGCCACGAAGAAGTGCGCGGCACGTACGAACGCGAAGGCGAGATTCCGTTCGACTCCGACCGCAAGCTGATGTCGACCGTGCATACGGTCGACGGCCGCCGCCTGCTGCTCGTCAAAGGCGGACCGGACGTGCTGCTCGACCGCTGCACCGGCATCCGGATCGACGGTCGCGAAGAGAAGTTCACGGACGAATGGCTGCGCGGCATTCAGGCGCAGAACGAATCGTTCTCCGACCGTGCGCTGCGCGTGCTGGCCTTCGGTTACAAAGAAATCGCCGCCGGCGTCACGGTCGACGAAGACGACGAGAACGAATTGGTGTTCGTCGGTCTGACGGCGATGATCGATCCGCCGCGCGACGCGGTCTACGGCGCGATCAAGGAAGCGCGAAGCGCCGGTATTCGCCCGGTCATGATCACGGGCGACCACAAGACGACGGCGCAGGCGATCGGCCGCGATATCGGGCTGATGGAAGAAGGCGACGAAGCGCTGACCGGCCGCGAGCTGGACGCGCTGTCCGACAGCGAACTGGACAACCGGCTGGAACATATCGCCGTGTACGCGCGCGTCTCGCCGGAGAACAAGATCCGCATCGTCCGCGCCTGGCAGAAAAAAGGCCGGATCACCGCCATGACCGGCGACGGCGTCAACGACGCCCCGGCGCTCAAGCAGGCCGATATCGGCGTGGCGATGGGCAGCGGCACGGACGTGGCCAAAAATTCCGCGGCGATGGTCCTGACAGACGATAACTTCGTCTCGATCGTCAGCGCCGTCGAAGTCGGCCGCACCGTGTTCGACAATATCAAGAAATCGATCGCCTACCTGTTCTCGGGCAATCTGGGCGCGATCATCGCGATTCTGTTCGCGCTGATCTTCGACTGGATCAATCCGTTCACGGCGCTGCAGCTGCTGTTCATCAACCTGCTGAACGATTCGCTGCCGGCGATCGCGCTCGGCATGGAGAAAGCCGAACCGGAAGTCATGCGGCGCAAGCCGCGCGACATCAACGAAGGCATCTTCGCGGGTGGCACGCTCCAGACCGTCATCACGCGCGGCGTGCTGATCGGGATCGCGGTCATCGTCTCGCAGTATATCGGGCTGCAGGAGTCGCCCGAGCTGAGCGTGGCGATGGCGTTCACGACGCTGATTCTGGCGCGCACGCTGCAGACGTTCGCGGCGCGTTCGCAGACGCAGACGGCGTTCGGAGCCGGCTTCTTCGATAACAAATATGTGCTCGGCGCCGTGCTGTTCTGCTTCGCGTTGTATGCGGTCACGCTGCTGCCGGGCGTGCGCGACATCTTCTCGATCCCGGCCGATTTCGGCGTGAACGACTGGCTGATCGCGGCCGGCCTTGCGCTCGGCGCGGTCGTGCTGATGGAGATCGTCAAAGTGATTCGGGTGCGGATGGAACGTTCCAAAAACTAA
- a CDS encoding DUF4153 domain-containing protein, producing MNESTIKSKRSLLPALAVALTLGGLHQLLFYGLLPGLSVPLFLLLLYAYFWTFGREAVRPQGPAGYLLAAAVLLLALTYALFDNPVFFVLNLLALPTLTAWHLTYMLGDRRRSWHDLRLIPDAFGHMLKQTVLHVPDVFALFRRRPQEGDAANGEGDSALRQVLYGLAFAVPLLAVVLMLLLSADGVLRTMAGEIPAWFGNLSLGDGGIRLLWALATGGFLFTYLGGFRSPKRRPPVQGPKLAEHFEPVHPVQTTDPLSKLQPLPVVTLLVALNLVYVLFVAFQFSYLFGAWQGVLPESSSYADYARSGFGELIGVTFINFGVLLLGLYATLRGEGRIRRALDGLHLLLALCSVAMLGSAFSRLLLYEEAYGYTRLRFLVHAFMIFLFAVLVLFALCIRMRRIPLGRVLVVLGVAAYLAVNYACMDRVITRLNLDRQQAAEATIDLEYLLDLSDDAVPVLIERAEPDSELDRRLREKAQSELGENVPWQSWNLSDWQAREQLNRYVN from the coding sequence ATGAACGAATCGACGATCAAGTCAAAAAGGAGCCTGCTGCCCGCCCTGGCAGTCGCGCTGACGTTGGGCGGCCTGCACCAACTGCTGTTCTACGGGCTTCTGCCGGGCTTGTCCGTGCCGCTGTTTTTGCTGCTGCTGTACGCCTACTTCTGGACGTTCGGCCGGGAAGCGGTACGTCCGCAAGGGCCGGCCGGGTACCTGCTTGCGGCCGCCGTGCTGCTGCTTGCGCTGACGTATGCGCTGTTCGACAACCCGGTGTTTTTCGTGCTGAACCTGCTCGCGCTGCCGACCTTGACCGCCTGGCATCTGACCTACATGCTGGGCGACCGCAGACGCAGCTGGCACGACCTGCGGCTTATTCCCGACGCGTTCGGCCATATGCTGAAGCAGACGGTGCTGCATGTGCCGGACGTGTTCGCTTTGTTCCGGCGTCGTCCGCAGGAAGGGGATGCCGCAAACGGCGAAGGCGATTCCGCGCTGCGGCAGGTGCTGTACGGACTGGCGTTCGCGGTGCCGCTGCTTGCGGTCGTGCTGATGCTGCTGCTTTCGGCGGACGGCGTGCTGCGCACGATGGCGGGCGAAATCCCGGCCTGGTTCGGCAATCTGTCGCTCGGAGACGGCGGAATCCGGCTGCTGTGGGCGCTTGCGACAGGCGGATTCCTGTTCACGTATCTGGGCGGGTTCCGTTCGCCGAAACGCCGGCCGCCCGTGCAGGGTCCGAAGCTTGCGGAACATTTTGAACCGGTCCATCCGGTCCAAACGACCGATCCGCTCTCCAAACTGCAGCCGCTGCCCGTGGTCACGCTGCTGGTCGCGTTGAATCTCGTCTACGTGCTGTTCGTGGCGTTCCAGTTCTCGTACCTGTTCGGCGCCTGGCAGGGCGTGCTGCCCGAATCTTCTTCGTACGCCGACTATGCGCGCAGCGGCTTCGGGGAATTGATCGGCGTAACGTTTATCAACTTCGGTGTGCTGCTGCTCGGTCTGTACGCGACGCTGCGCGGGGAAGGCCGGATACGCCGGGCGCTGGACGGCCTGCATCTGCTGCTCGCGCTCTGCTCGGTAGCGATGCTCGGTTCGGCTTTTTCCCGGCTGCTGCTGTACGAAGAAGCGTACGGCTATACGCGGCTGCGTTTTCTCGTGCATGCGTTCATGATTTTCCTGTTCGCCGTGCTGGTTCTGTTCGCGCTGTGTATCCGCATGCGCCGTATCCCGCTCGGCCGCGTGCTGGTCGTGCTCGGCGTCGCTGCGTACCTGGCGGTCAACTATGCCTGCATGGATCGCGTGATCACGCGGCTCAACCTCGATCGCCAGCAGGCGGCCGAGGCGACGATCGACCTTGAGTATCTGCTGGACCTGTCCGACGATGCGGTGCCTGTCCTGATCGAACGCGCCGAACCAGACAGCGAATTGGATCGGCGGCTGCGGGAAAAAGCCCAAAGCGAGCTTGGAGAGAACGTGCCGTGGCAATCCTGGAACCTGTCCGATTGGCAGGCCCGCGAGCAGCTTAACCGATATGTAAACTGA